The stretch of DNA GTATTAACAAAATTGGTTTATATAAACAAAAGAATAAATAGAGGTTATTATAAGATATATAAAAAATAACCAATAATATATAGTATTTAAAGATAGGGTTTAATTTCATATAAAATGATTAGATATTAAAGTTTAGATATTTAATTATGTTGTTTATTTAATATTACAAATAAATTTTTAGGAGGTATTATGTATAAAGAAGAAAATAACAATGATATGATAATAACGCATATAAAAAATAATTGGAGATATAGGATACTCAGGTATGAAAATAAAATTTATTTATTAGACGCAAGTACTTATTGGTATTCATTAATACTATTTACAGTAAATCCTTTGTTCCCTATGAATGGATATGAGATAGATAATACAACTGTAAAAAGAATAAAAGAGAAACTTAAAGATGAGGCAGATATTAACTTTTCAAAAATACTCCTTATATCTTCATTAAGCTCATTATTGGGTATTTTGATAAAATCAAGTTTTAAAAAGATTACTCCAAGTGATAAATTTAACTTTATATTTATCTACTTATTGCCAGTTATCTTAACTTTATTTTACTTAATATCAAGATACTCTAAAAAGAAACAATTGATTGAGTTAATTGGTAAGCAAAATAATAAAAAAAGAATAAGATTTTGTAATCCACCAGAAAGAAAAAGAGAAACTGATGAATGGGTTATTTATACACATAGCGTATTAGTATGGTTACTTGTATTTAGCTTTGTAGTATTTTTAGGTAGAAGAATTATGGGAGAAAACTCAGAACCTCTAGATTATTTTTGGTATTTTGTAGTTATACTCTGTTGGGCTTTTGGAAGTATGCACGGAGATATAGGAAAAAAGTACTTTAAAGATATGACAGTAGTTATAAAAGACAAATAGGGGGGAAGATTGATGTTAGAATTAGGTAGTATAGTATATTTAAAAGATGGTGTAGAAAAAGTAATGATTCTAAGTAGAGGTCCAATTGTTGAAGAGGGTGGTGAAGGATTAATATTTGATTATTCAGGATGCATATATCCTGTAGGTTTAGATATGGAAAGAATTTTACACTTTAATGAAGAAAATATAGATAAAGTAGTATTCAATGGATACCATGATGAAGCAGAAGATAGGTTTCAAGAACTATATAACGAATGGATGGAAGAAAATAAAGATGAATATAAAAAAGGAGTAGTTCCAACGGAACCTGAAAAGTAAGATTAAAAGAGAGAATGGATTGTAGGATAAGAAAAACTACAATCCATTATTTTAAGATTTTACCTAAGGAATGAAGGATATGATTAGATAGTTTAGAAATTAAATATACATAAGAAATTATTGATAGATTACATAAGGTATATTTATAAACAAAGCAACTGCAGGTTATGTTAAAAGATATTATACTAATGTTAATGTAGATAAAGAACCTGGTGAAAAAGCTAAGGATGGTGCAGGGGCTTGTAGTAGGTGGAGTAATAGAAACAGGGCAGAATCTAAGACTTTTGAGACAATAGGTAATACTATACGTGAAATGTCTCCTAGGCTGGGTAAAATTGAGCCTGGTGGTTCGTCCATGGTTGATTCAGTTGCAAACTTTTTGAATAAGAATGCATACTCAATAGCAGGAAAATTTGAAACCTTGGGGAAGATAGGAACAGGGCTTACAGTTGCAAATTTTATAACAAGCACATATAAAGATGTAAAAGATGGATATGGTGTTGGGCAGGCAATTTTAAAGAATGGGTTAACTACAGGTGGTAGTGCTGTTGGGACTAAGATTGGTGGAGTAGCTGCAACTGGTGCAGCCTTTCTCTTTGGTATAACAGGAATTGGTGCTATATTATTGACTGTTGGAGTAATTGCTGGTTGTTCATATATTGGAGCAAAGGTTGGAGAATCATTGTACTACGGTTTAACTTAAGGCAGTTCAAAAGTAGGCGAAAGCAACTATCATTATGATGGTATTAATCCTATAGAGTATCCAGCTATTGAATTAGACTATGGCTATTAGGGAGGCAAGTTAAATGATGAAAATAGAAAATGAAGATGATATTACGCTAACTCATATAAAAGGAAACTGGAGATATAAAGTGTTTAGATATAGAAATAAAACTTA from Tissierellales bacterium encodes:
- a CDS encoding DUF443 family protein, producing the protein MYKEENNNDMIITHIKNNWRYRILRYENKIYLLDASTYWYSLILFTVNPLFPMNGYEIDNTTVKRIKEKLKDEADINFSKILLISSLSSLLGILIKSSFKKITPSDKFNFIFIYLLPVILTLFYLISRYSKKKQLIELIGKQNNKKRIRFCNPPERKRETDEWVIYTHSVLVWLLVFSFVVFLGRRIMGENSEPLDYFWYFVVILCWAFGSMHGDIGKKYFKDMTVVIKDK
- a CDS encoding DUF4176 domain-containing protein, translating into MLELGSIVYLKDGVEKVMILSRGPIVEEGGEGLIFDYSGCIYPVGLDMERILHFNEENIDKVVFNGYHDEAEDRFQELYNEWMEENKDEYKKGVVPTEPEK